A part of bacterium BMS3Abin14 genomic DNA contains:
- the mltD gene encoding membrane-bound lytic murein transglycosylase D precursor, with translation MGPEDGLNLRKIALWILVVFGVGISILEISTRANAWTAIFSNGGLSVDYNLIAKPGLGALADGPLAERAIARAYTKEVRVQLDHLLTVKREDIRRSISLSSRYVNHMELVLKQNGLPAELAYLCIIESGYRSFARSRAGATGMWQMIRATSRRFGLRTNAWEDQRLDFAMSTEGAARYLKYLRKRFNDWDLVLAAYNAGEGRVQAAINRAKRMGLEGRFEDLRLPRETRIYVPAFYAALLVAMEPERYGIFPDYQPPLDFQEINVPGGVKLASLEAEFGTQEGVLRALNPSLIKGRVPPRKAGYSLRVPCSLDTEMVSKVVRNLDEIKWITYRVRKGDTLWDISRRYGVSAHRIDRTRKTHRPAVIFPGEILMIPVIRGLELG, from the coding sequence ATGGGTCCTGAAGATGGTCTGAATTTACGCAAAATAGCGTTGTGGATCCTGGTTGTATTTGGCGTAGGCATATCCATCCTGGAGATCAGCACCCGTGCGAACGCCTGGACAGCCATATTCTCCAACGGGGGGCTATCAGTTGATTACAACCTTATAGCAAAACCCGGCCTGGGCGCCCTGGCGGACGGTCCCCTTGCCGAAAGGGCCATCGCGCGGGCCTACACGAAGGAGGTCAGGGTCCAGTTAGATCACCTGCTCACCGTAAAGAGGGAGGACATCCGGAGGTCCATCTCTCTCTCATCGAGATATGTGAACCATATGGAACTTGTTCTGAAACAGAACGGGCTCCCTGCCGAACTGGCCTATCTGTGCATCATTGAGAGCGGTTACCGCTCCTTTGCTCGAAGTCGTGCCGGGGCAACCGGGATGTGGCAGATGATCCGGGCGACTTCACGGCGCTTCGGACTGAGGACGAACGCGTGGGAGGACCAGAGGCTCGATTTTGCCATGAGCACAGAGGGAGCCGCCCGTTATCTCAAATATCTGAGAAAACGATTCAACGATTGGGACCTCGTTCTGGCCGCCTATAATGCCGGTGAGGGCAGGGTGCAGGCAGCCATCAACAGGGCAAAACGGATGGGCCTTGAGGGTCGATTTGAGGACCTTCGTTTGCCCCGGGAAACCAGGATATATGTCCCCGCATTTTATGCCGCACTGCTTGTGGCCATGGAGCCCGAGAGATACGGTATTTTTCCTGACTACCAGCCTCCCCTTGATTTTCAGGAGATCAACGTTCCGGGAGGAGTGAAACTGGCGAGTCTTGAGGCCGAATTCGGTACGCAGGAAGGGGTGTTGAGGGCCCTCAACCCATCGCTAATCAAGGGGCGTGTGCCCCCGAGAAAAGCCGGATATAGTTTACGGGTCCCCTGCTCTCTGGACACTGAAATGGTCTCGAAGGTTGTGCGGAACCTGGACGAGATCAAATGGATAACCTACCGGGTTCGCAAAGGTGATACCCTGTGGGACATATCCAGGCGATATGGAGTGAGCGCCCACCGTATAGACCGGACACGTAAAACGCACAGACCGGCTGTAATTTTCCCCGGTGAGATCCTCATGATCCCGGTGATCAGGGGTCTGGAACTGGGGTAA
- the tyrS gene encoding tyrosine--tRNA ligase, with protein MNRKTELKRQMDLIGRGAVDLISVEEMTAKIERSLETGAPLRIKAGFDPTAPDLHLGHTVLLQKMRHFQDLGHKVIFLVGDFTGMIGDPTGRSETRVALTRDQVLKNAETYQEQTFKILDPDRTEVAFNSAWMKKMSADGLVELAAHYSVARMLERDDFRKRYAEQRHISIHEFLYPLIQGYDSVALKADVELGGTDQKFNLLVGRDLQRAYGQPPQVVITMPLLEGTDGVHKMSKSYDNYVGVSEPAAEIYGKLMSISDELMMRYYELLSGISNQDLRKLQNGMKTEKVHPMDAKRSLALEIASRYHGEEDAKKAEEAFNSVFSRRETPENMPVFHLKGKTVWIARVMLESGLVTSTSEAMRLIRSGGVRLDGEKLSDTKLEIESDGEKILKVGKIRFLRIVD; from the coding sequence ATGAACCGAAAAACTGAGCTCAAAAGACAGATGGACCTTATCGGCCGCGGCGCGGTGGATCTGATCTCCGTCGAGGAGATGACCGCCAAAATCGAAAGGTCCCTCGAGACCGGGGCCCCACTCAGAATAAAGGCGGGGTTTGATCCTACGGCGCCGGACCTTCATCTGGGGCACACGGTTCTCCTGCAGAAGATGAGGCATTTTCAGGACCTTGGTCACAAGGTGATCTTTCTTGTCGGGGATTTTACCGGGATGATCGGGGATCCCACAGGGCGGTCCGAGACAAGAGTGGCGCTGACAAGGGATCAGGTGTTGAAGAATGCCGAGACCTATCAGGAACAGACCTTCAAAATTCTGGACCCGGACCGGACCGAAGTTGCTTTCAACAGTGCGTGGATGAAAAAGATGAGTGCCGACGGCCTTGTCGAACTTGCGGCACACTACAGCGTGGCCAGGATGCTGGAACGGGATGACTTCAGGAAAAGATATGCGGAACAGCGGCATATCAGCATCCACGAATTCCTCTATCCCCTGATCCAGGGTTACGATTCCGTTGCTCTTAAAGCAGATGTGGAACTGGGCGGCACGGATCAGAAGTTCAACCTTCTCGTTGGGCGAGATCTCCAGAGGGCCTACGGACAGCCCCCCCAGGTGGTCATAACCATGCCGCTTCTGGAGGGGACGGACGGGGTTCACAAGATGAGCAAGTCCTACGACAACTATGTCGGGGTCAGTGAACCTGCCGCTGAAATTTACGGAAAACTCATGTCAATATCCGACGAGTTGATGATGCGTTATTACGAGCTTCTAAGTGGCATAAGCAACCAGGATTTGAGAAAACTGCAAAATGGCATGAAAACTGAAAAGGTCCACCCCATGGATGCCAAACGTTCGCTGGCTTTGGAAATTGCCTCCCGTTACCACGGGGAAGAGGATGCCAAAAAAGCCGAAGAAGCCTTTAACAGTGTTTTCAGCCGCAGGGAGACTCCGGAGAATATGCCGGTGTTCCACCTCAAAGGGAAGACGGTCTGGATCGCCAGGGTCATGCTTGAAAGCGGGCTTGTCACCAGCACCTCCGAGGCAATGCGGCTCATACGGTCGGGTGGGGTCAGGCTGGACGGTGAAAAGCTGTCGGATACGAAACTGGAAATTGAATCCGATGGGGAAAAAATACTCAAGGTTGGGAAAATCCGATTCCTCCGAATCGTTGATTGA
- the gppA gene encoding guanosine-5'-triphosphate,3'-diphosphate pyrophosphatase → MNVAAFDIGTNTIRCLVARSSGDVLEPLKVFRRITRLGKGLSRNRRLLPGPVDMTLRALEDFSRELGNRNVARARAVGTSALRDAPNGAVILEKAEDVLGFPLEVISGEEEAHLTALGVQGGIGRINDGMVIDIGGGSTEAIRIISGAIQWWRSMPVGVVHLTEACLRSDPPLPEEIRRMRRKVERFVSELPSGGKTLAATAGTPTTLAALDLGIDEYDPTLVNGHVLSLDRISELTDALIRMKIVERSGLPGMEEGREDLIPAGSMIVRQLMKHWGMLKMTVSDWGLLEGVAMEAAKGRGYLLV, encoded by the coding sequence ATGAACGTCGCGGCTTTTGACATCGGAACCAATACCATCAGGTGTCTTGTCGCGCGATCTTCCGGGGATGTACTGGAGCCCTTGAAGGTTTTCCGCAGGATAACCCGTTTGGGTAAGGGTTTGAGTAGGAATCGACGACTCTTGCCCGGACCGGTTGACATGACGCTTCGCGCCCTCGAGGATTTTTCCAGGGAGCTTGGGAACAGGAATGTTGCCAGAGCCCGGGCCGTTGGGACCAGTGCGCTGAGGGATGCGCCGAACGGGGCGGTAATACTTGAAAAAGCCGAAGATGTTTTAGGTTTTCCCCTTGAGGTCATATCGGGGGAGGAAGAGGCGCATCTGACCGCCCTGGGGGTTCAGGGAGGCATAGGCCGAATTAATGATGGCATGGTCATCGATATCGGCGGGGGAAGCACAGAGGCCATTCGAATAATCTCCGGCGCTATTCAATGGTGGAGAAGCATGCCTGTGGGGGTTGTTCATCTGACGGAGGCCTGCCTGCGTTCGGATCCCCCGCTTCCGGAAGAGATCCGGCGAATGAGAAGAAAAGTGGAACGGTTTGTCAGCGAACTTCCCTCAGGGGGAAAGACTCTCGCCGCCACCGCAGGCACACCGACGACGTTGGCGGCCCTGGATTTGGGCATTGACGAATACGATCCTACTCTGGTAAATGGTCACGTCCTTTCCCTGGACCGTATCAGTGAACTCACCGACGCCCTGATTCGGATGAAGATCGTGGAGAGGTCAGGCCTTCCGGGCATGGAGGAGGGGAGGGAGGATCTTATCCCCGCAGGATCAATGATTGTCAGGCAATTAATGAAACACTGGGGGATGCTGAAGATGACCGTCAGCGACTGGGGGCTCCTGGAAGGCGTGGCCATGGAGGCAGCTAAGGGAAGAGGGTATTTATTAGTTTGA